The following coding sequences lie in one Alloacidobacterium dinghuense genomic window:
- a CDS encoding valine--tRNA ligase, translating into MSHDLPKAYDPTAIEDRWAEYWVHERLFDVPTPEGAPAAPVFTILLPPPNVTGRLHMGHMLNQTEMDILTRWRRMSGDLALWLPGTDHAGIATQLMVERQLASENSTRQELGREAFVERVWQWKQHYGGAILDQMKRLGASVDWSREYFTMDDNLSIAVREAFVRLHEQGLIYRGAYIVNWCPRCQTAISDLEVVHEEQQGKLWEINYPVIEEPGQYLTVATTRPETMLGDVAVAVNPDDERYKHLHGKRLRLPLVEREIPVITDAWVSADFGTGAVKVTPAHDPNDFTLGQRHGLPSVNVMDETAHINAEGGIYAGLDRYEARKRVLAALEAQGLLVAAKDHVNAIGKCDRCGTVVEPRLSTQWFIKIQPLADKAIAAVEQDYIKFTPEQYAKTYFEWMRNIHDWCISRQLWWGHRIPAWHCLTCKQITVARDTPATCSHCGGAELQQETDVLDTWFSSGLLPCSVFGWPHHTHAADVFYPTQLLVTGFDILFFWVARMIMLGCHFMLDMPMPDGSERMLKDAVPFREVYIHALVRDADRQKMSKTKGNVIDPIEIVSKYGTDAVRFTLAAMASPGTDIAFSEARTEGYRAFANKIWNAARFIFMNVDRAAEVGIVVDPYTLVNSFGPDEHDPIEARWIVSRLNNTATEVNKALEEYRFHEAANLVYQFFWGDFCDWYLEIVKLRLNFSESAGKQAIKSALTTLLSTFEAALRLLSPFMPFITEELWHAMYNGMPPAKSIALSRYPQPLEEALSAQVEADISILQDLIVTVRALRKDLDVPERQLVAIQVTASEKVQALMETNRSIIEKLARVTTIDFPAVWNLSSANTRTTANFTVGSPYEKPIDIAVERERLKKKLEQYEKMLVNAERQLGNEAFLAKAPEKVVSGLKKQASEAAMLRQETLDAIEKLEGLA; encoded by the coding sequence ATGTCACACGATCTACCGAAAGCTTATGACCCGACAGCGATTGAAGATCGCTGGGCAGAATATTGGGTTCACGAACGTCTCTTCGACGTGCCAACTCCTGAAGGCGCGCCCGCTGCGCCAGTTTTTACTATTTTGCTCCCTCCGCCGAACGTGACTGGCCGTCTCCACATGGGGCACATGCTCAACCAGACAGAGATGGATATTCTCACGCGCTGGCGTCGCATGTCAGGCGATCTGGCCCTCTGGCTGCCTGGAACGGACCACGCCGGCATCGCAACGCAATTGATGGTGGAACGCCAGCTCGCCTCAGAGAACAGTACACGGCAGGAACTTGGCCGCGAGGCTTTCGTTGAGCGCGTGTGGCAGTGGAAGCAGCACTATGGCGGGGCGATTCTCGATCAGATGAAACGCCTGGGCGCAAGCGTGGACTGGTCGCGTGAGTACTTTACGATGGACGACAATCTGTCCATTGCAGTGCGCGAAGCCTTTGTCCGTCTGCATGAACAGGGCCTGATTTATCGCGGGGCCTACATCGTGAACTGGTGCCCACGCTGTCAGACGGCCATCAGCGACCTTGAAGTAGTACATGAAGAACAGCAGGGTAAGTTATGGGAGATTAACTATCCTGTCATTGAAGAGCCGGGGCAGTATTTGACCGTCGCCACAACTCGACCTGAGACGATGCTGGGCGACGTAGCGGTGGCTGTGAACCCGGACGATGAGCGCTACAAGCATCTACATGGCAAACGCCTGCGGCTGCCGCTGGTGGAACGCGAAATTCCCGTCATCACTGACGCGTGGGTGAGCGCCGATTTCGGCACAGGCGCTGTGAAGGTGACACCTGCGCATGACCCGAATGATTTCACACTTGGACAGCGGCATGGGCTGCCCTCTGTCAATGTGATGGACGAGACTGCGCATATCAACGCAGAAGGAGGAATATACGCGGGACTCGATCGTTACGAAGCTCGCAAGCGCGTTCTTGCCGCGCTTGAGGCGCAGGGCCTGCTTGTAGCAGCCAAGGATCACGTGAATGCGATCGGCAAGTGCGATCGCTGCGGAACGGTTGTCGAACCACGACTCTCGACACAGTGGTTCATCAAGATTCAGCCGCTTGCCGACAAAGCGATTGCTGCCGTCGAACAGGACTACATTAAGTTCACGCCTGAGCAATATGCGAAAACCTATTTCGAGTGGATGCGCAACATCCATGACTGGTGCATCTCACGGCAGTTGTGGTGGGGACATCGCATTCCCGCGTGGCACTGCCTGACGTGCAAGCAGATTACGGTGGCACGTGATACTCCGGCGACGTGTTCCCACTGCGGCGGCGCGGAGTTGCAACAGGAGACCGACGTACTCGACACCTGGTTCTCGTCGGGTCTCCTTCCCTGCTCCGTTTTTGGCTGGCCTCACCACACACATGCTGCCGATGTTTTTTATCCCACGCAATTGCTTGTAACCGGCTTCGACATTCTTTTTTTCTGGGTGGCGCGCATGATCATGCTCGGCTGCCACTTCATGCTCGATATGCCGATGCCGGATGGTTCCGAACGCATGCTGAAAGATGCTGTGCCTTTCCGGGAGGTGTACATTCATGCGCTGGTGCGTGACGCCGACCGCCAGAAAATGTCGAAGACCAAAGGCAACGTGATCGACCCGATCGAGATCGTCAGCAAATATGGCACCGATGCCGTGCGCTTCACGCTGGCAGCGATGGCCTCGCCAGGAACCGACATTGCATTCAGCGAAGCGCGGACCGAAGGATACCGCGCTTTCGCAAACAAAATATGGAACGCGGCTCGCTTCATCTTTATGAATGTGGACCGCGCCGCCGAAGTAGGAATCGTGGTCGATCCTTATACGCTGGTAAATTCCTTTGGCCCGGATGAGCATGATCCCATCGAAGCGCGATGGATTGTGTCGCGCCTGAACAACACGGCGACTGAGGTGAACAAGGCTCTCGAAGAGTATCGCTTCCACGAAGCCGCCAACCTCGTATACCAGTTCTTCTGGGGCGACTTCTGCGACTGGTATCTGGAGATCGTAAAGCTTCGGCTGAACTTCAGCGAGTCAGCAGGCAAGCAGGCCATCAAGTCCGCCCTCACAACTCTTCTGAGCACATTTGAAGCAGCTCTGCGCCTGCTTTCGCCCTTTATGCCATTCATTACCGAAGAGTTATGGCATGCAATGTATAACGGCATGCCTCCTGCGAAGTCGATTGCGCTATCACGTTATCCGCAGCCGCTCGAAGAAGCGCTGAGCGCCCAGGTCGAAGCGGATATATCGATCCTGCAGGATTTGATCGTGACGGTGAGGGCTCTGCGGAAAGACCTCGATGTACCCGAGCGTCAGCTCGTGGCCATCCAGGTCACGGCATCCGAAAAAGTTCAGGCACTTATGGAAACAAACCGCTCGATCATCGAGAAACTTGCGCGCGTCACCACAATTGATTTCCCTGCCGTTTGGAATCTGAGCTCTGCCAACACAAGAACGACAGCCAACTTCACCGTCGGCTCGCCTTACGAAAAGCCGATTGATATCGCCGTCGAACGGGAGCGGCTGAAGAAGAAGCTGGAACAGTACGAGAAGATGCTTGTCAATGCGGAGCGTCAACTCGGCAACGAGGCGTTTCTCGCAAAGGCTCCGGAAAAAGTTGTCTCGGGATTGAAAAAGCAAGCATCGGAAGCGGCAATGCTGCGCCAGGAAACACTCGACGCGATTGAGAAGTTGGAAGGTCTCGCTTAA
- the nadC gene encoding carboxylating nicotinate-nucleotide diphosphorylase produces the protein MDWKSRRVEAILEQALVEDKATSDVTTAVTIDPNLRASATIIAKQDCVISGLGCIPRFLDIFGRLDKRNSGRYEVISHPEIFEGVRVKKGQAIAVIRHNARVILACERVTLNLMQRMSGISTMTRQYVDAIAGTGARVLDTRKTIPGLRILDKYAVRCGGGENHRLDLSDGILIKNNHISLGGGIEKVLQRAQELRKPGQTIDIEVRTFDELERALDNGAESLLLDNMTPGEIKKAVGIVHGRGLTIPIEASGGIVLENIRNYALAGVDYISVGALTHSAVAVDLSMKITAEIY, from the coding sequence ATGGATTGGAAAAGCAGGCGGGTTGAGGCAATTCTGGAGCAGGCGCTGGTGGAGGACAAGGCCACGAGCGATGTCACCACGGCAGTCACGATCGATCCGAACCTGCGCGCCTCGGCCACGATTATTGCCAAGCAGGATTGCGTGATCTCTGGCCTGGGCTGCATACCGCGCTTTCTGGATATCTTTGGGAGGCTCGATAAGCGCAACAGTGGACGCTATGAAGTTATCAGTCACCCGGAGATATTCGAGGGGGTGCGCGTCAAGAAGGGACAGGCAATCGCTGTAATTCGGCATAACGCACGTGTCATCCTCGCCTGCGAACGCGTCACACTAAACCTGATGCAGCGAATGAGCGGCATCTCGACGATGACGCGACAGTATGTCGACGCAATTGCCGGCACTGGCGCCCGCGTGCTGGACACACGCAAAACGATTCCGGGCCTGCGTATCCTCGACAAGTATGCCGTGCGGTGCGGTGGTGGCGAGAACCATCGTCTCGACCTTTCCGACGGCATTTTGATTAAGAACAACCACATCTCGCTCGGTGGTGGCATCGAGAAAGTACTGCAGCGCGCGCAGGAATTACGCAAGCCAGGACAAACCATCGACATTGAAGTGCGCACCTTTGACGAACTAGAAAGGGCCTTGGACAACGGTGCTGAGTCTCTGTTGCTCGACAACATGACTCCTGGCGAGATTAAGAAAGCAGTCGGCATCGTGCATGGTCGAGGACTAACGATCCCCATCGAAGCCTCTGGCGGTATCGTGCTTGAGAACATCCGCAATTATGCCCTCGCCGGAGTGGATTACATCTCTGTAGGCGCGCTCACGCACTCCGCTGTTGCAGTGGATCTGAGTATGAAAATTACGGCTGAGATTTATTAG
- a CDS encoding biotin--[acetyl-CoA-carboxylase] ligase: MQFDPEDPFNIAELDRGLIETPFAGKLHFFPSIHSTNTYAMQQAEAGAPEGTVYFADEQTAGRGRGAHKWSSPPGSGLYVSILLRPGIPPADVLWLSLAAGLAVRDAVMQVTSLACDLRWPNDLLFGPRKFCGILTELNAEVTRIRHLVIGIGINVHQRQFPSELSQIATSLQIETGRAWPRQDLLTALLQSLHREVITLTDFTQSEAAKQSILCRLEKASSWVRGKQVRVEETDGFEGVTEGLDTRGFLQVRTPHGLRTVFSGGVRETRNVRGK; encoded by the coding sequence ATGCAGTTTGACCCAGAAGATCCATTCAATATTGCAGAACTTGACCGGGGCCTGATTGAAACTCCGTTCGCCGGCAAACTGCATTTCTTTCCCTCCATTCATTCGACCAACACTTATGCTATGCAGCAGGCAGAAGCGGGCGCTCCAGAGGGTACGGTCTATTTTGCTGACGAGCAGACCGCAGGACGTGGACGCGGAGCGCACAAGTGGTCCTCACCTCCAGGCTCCGGCCTTTATGTAAGCATCTTGCTGCGGCCTGGCATTCCTCCTGCAGATGTGCTCTGGCTTTCATTGGCTGCCGGGCTTGCCGTACGGGATGCTGTCATGCAAGTAACATCGCTCGCTTGTGACCTGCGCTGGCCCAATGACTTACTATTCGGACCCCGAAAATTTTGCGGTATTCTCACTGAGCTCAATGCAGAAGTCACCCGCATCCGTCACCTTGTGATTGGCATCGGCATTAATGTGCATCAGCGGCAGTTTCCGTCGGAACTAAGCCAAATTGCGACATCGTTACAGATCGAAACTGGCCGCGCCTGGCCACGCCAGGACTTGCTCACTGCCCTGCTACAATCACTTCATCGTGAAGTGATTACACTTACTGATTTCACCCAGTCAGAGGCCGCAAAGCAGTCTATTCTTTGTCGGCTGGAAAAAGCGTCCAGTTGGGTGCGTGGCAAACAGGTGCGCGTTGAAGAGACGGATGGCTTCGAGGGAGTGACCGAGGGCCTTGACACTCGCGGTTTTTTGCAGGTGCGCACTCCGCATGGTTTGCGCACGGTCTTTTCAGGTGGAGTTCGCGAAACAAGAAATGTCCGTGGGAAATAA
- the bamD gene encoding outer membrane protein assembly factor BamD, with product MNRFVTQVSTVCLCLAMVPAAHAIGKKKKKQSDLSTNPLGSVNSKQPDKELFDKAMRAMQKGKYDVARLDLQTLLNTYPDTEYAMRAKLAVGDTWYKEGGSAALTQAEQEYKDFITFFPNTPEAAEAQMKVGDIYFQQMQKPDRDPQNVMHAETEYRQMVQQFPDSPLVPRAKQRLRDVQEVLAQRQFEIGQFYASHENWPATIARLQTVADSYPLFSHSDQTLITLGDGYVTQAQLAGRLNLPPKAKAELIRAYNDRAADAYSRVVTVYAMAPHVEDAKDRLIAMGRPVPEPTQAQLAESEAEEGSRTTVKLKDRAMLLVKQGPSTVRAARVGEPTMADATQTTAPQVRDNTVAMFNAAMKGEAMPPAPTYGGGATTASAAAAASTGAAPSAATGNGTAVEMEAVPTGTSGGNSTSVEIVNPSASSSGNSSSGAAPAGAGNEAAPGVGNGASPAAAAPAPAGNPAGAGAPDPNFGLKPVGPAATNAALPPVDKPAEAPDQVNDVKAGNQPAQVQTGTKKGKAKNVPVDKSKESSSKKKKTGLDKLNPF from the coding sequence ATGAATCGTTTTGTGACCCAAGTCTCGACTGTTTGTCTGTGTCTGGCAATGGTGCCCGCAGCCCATGCAATCGGGAAAAAGAAGAAGAAGCAGTCGGATCTGAGTACGAATCCGTTGGGCAGTGTGAATTCAAAGCAGCCGGACAAGGAACTCTTCGACAAGGCCATGAGGGCCATGCAGAAGGGTAAGTATGATGTCGCCCGCCTTGATCTGCAGACGCTGCTGAACACCTATCCCGACACAGAATATGCGATGCGCGCCAAGCTAGCCGTCGGCGACACCTGGTATAAGGAAGGCGGATCGGCAGCGCTGACGCAGGCGGAGCAGGAATACAAGGACTTCATCACCTTCTTTCCCAACACGCCTGAAGCTGCCGAGGCGCAGATGAAGGTGGGCGACATCTACTTCCAGCAGATGCAAAAGCCCGATCGCGATCCGCAGAACGTGATGCACGCGGAAACAGAATACCGCCAGATGGTCCAGCAGTTTCCGGACTCTCCGCTCGTTCCTCGCGCCAAGCAGCGCCTGCGCGACGTGCAGGAAGTTCTGGCACAGCGCCAGTTTGAAATTGGCCAGTTCTACGCCTCGCATGAAAACTGGCCGGCGACGATTGCCCGTTTGCAAACCGTTGCCGACAGCTATCCACTCTTCAGCCACAGCGATCAGACGCTCATCACGCTGGGCGATGGTTATGTGACACAGGCACAGCTTGCTGGCAGACTGAATCTTCCACCGAAAGCAAAAGCAGAGCTAATCAGGGCCTATAACGATCGCGCGGCGGATGCCTACAGCCGCGTGGTGACCGTGTACGCGATGGCTCCTCACGTGGAAGATGCCAAGGACCGTTTGATTGCAATGGGCCGTCCGGTTCCTGAGCCGACGCAGGCACAGCTGGCCGAAAGCGAGGCAGAGGAAGGCAGCCGTACAACGGTCAAGCTGAAGGATCGCGCCATGCTACTGGTCAAGCAGGGTCCGTCCACCGTGCGTGCTGCGCGTGTAGGCGAACCTACGATGGCAGATGCGACGCAGACTACCGCACCTCAGGTCCGCGATAACACCGTGGCAATGTTTAACGCCGCGATGAAGGGCGAAGCCATGCCGCCTGCTCCGACGTATGGTGGAGGAGCAACGACCGCTTCTGCTGCAGCCGCTGCATCTACTGGTGCCGCTCCTTCTGCAGCTACAGGGAATGGAACAGCAGTGGAAATGGAAGCCGTTCCGACGGGCACGAGTGGTGGTAACTCGACCAGTGTTGAGATTGTGAACCCGAGCGCCAGCTCTTCCGGTAATTCCTCGAGCGGAGCAGCTCCTGCAGGAGCAGGAAATGAAGCTGCTCCCGGTGTTGGAAATGGGGCGTCCCCTGCGGCTGCTGCGCCAGCACCGGCTGGCAATCCGGCAGGGGCGGGAGCACCGGACCCAAATTTTGGACTGAAGCCAGTCGGTCCGGCAGCTACAAACGCTGCTCTCCCGCCAGTTGACAAGCCGGCCGAAGCTCCTGATCAGGTCAACGACGTCAAGGCGGGCAATCAGCCGGCACAGGTGCAGACGGGGACGAAGAAGGGCAAAGCCAAGAACGTCCCGGTCGACAAGAGCAAGGAATCTTCCAGCAAGAAGAAGAAGACGGGACTCGACAAGCTGAATCCGTTTTAA
- the rlmD gene encoding 23S rRNA (uracil(1939)-C(5))-methyltransferase RlmD, whose amino-acid sequence MRLEIEKCVYGGAGLARADGKAIFVPFTLPGEVVEAHITEDKGSYANAELDGVLDPSNERAAAPCDYFGQCGGCQYQHAAYAQQVDLKVNILRETLERARIASIPEIISVSAEPLAYRNRVRLHIQREPFALCYKKRASHSNLAVNRCPIAAPLLQRASAAATRIGSEFFQEFDEIEFFSNGDESELLLSLRTRHLVRNLPSALKEVCEDLRQELPALAGASVFSTSDAKHPDKHVAEWAAQALSYRVGDFAYSVSAGSFFQVNRFLVSQLVELVTAEFSGGLAWDLYAGVGLFAQALGRNFGKIVAVEAAPSSWNDLRRNLSSDAHKTVRSGTLEFLHRPQGGTPDLVVIDPPRTGLGGKVVSLLTKVRPQTIVYVSCDPSTLSRDLRALVESGYHLRTIHMVDLFPQTFHLESVTVLSLG is encoded by the coding sequence ATGAGGCTTGAGATTGAAAAGTGCGTCTATGGCGGTGCAGGACTTGCACGTGCCGACGGCAAAGCGATTTTTGTGCCTTTTACGCTGCCCGGCGAAGTTGTTGAGGCACACATCACCGAAGACAAAGGCAGCTATGCCAATGCGGAGTTGGATGGCGTGCTTGATCCATCGAACGAACGTGCGGCTGCCCCTTGTGATTATTTTGGGCAATGCGGTGGGTGCCAATATCAGCACGCTGCTTACGCACAGCAGGTGGACCTAAAGGTCAATATTTTGCGGGAAACGCTCGAGAGGGCGCGGATCGCTTCCATTCCTGAGATTATTTCGGTATCCGCGGAGCCGCTCGCTTACCGCAATCGCGTGCGCCTGCACATACAACGTGAACCCTTCGCTCTTTGCTATAAGAAGCGTGCCTCCCACTCGAATCTTGCGGTAAACAGATGCCCTATCGCAGCTCCCTTGCTGCAACGAGCTAGTGCCGCCGCAACACGAATCGGTTCGGAGTTTTTTCAAGAATTCGACGAAATCGAATTCTTCTCAAACGGCGATGAGAGCGAGCTGCTCCTGTCGCTTAGGACGCGGCACTTAGTCAGGAACTTGCCCTCAGCGCTGAAAGAAGTTTGCGAGGATTTGCGACAAGAGCTTCCAGCGCTCGCTGGGGCAAGCGTCTTCTCAACCAGCGACGCAAAACACCCGGATAAACATGTGGCCGAGTGGGCAGCACAGGCGCTCTCGTATCGAGTGGGTGATTTTGCATATTCCGTGAGCGCCGGATCCTTTTTTCAAGTGAATCGATTTCTCGTTTCGCAGCTGGTCGAGCTTGTCACTGCGGAGTTTTCCGGCGGACTTGCATGGGATTTATATGCGGGTGTTGGGTTGTTTGCGCAGGCACTCGGCCGGAACTTTGGGAAGATTGTTGCAGTTGAAGCTGCTCCATCGTCATGGAACGATCTGCGTCGGAATCTTTCTAGCGACGCGCACAAAACGGTTCGGAGTGGCACCCTGGAGTTCTTGCACAGACCGCAAGGAGGAACGCCCGACCTTGTCGTCATAGACCCGCCGCGCACTGGCCTTGGAGGCAAAGTCGTCTCCCTGCTTACCAAAGTAAGGCCGCAGACCATCGTTTACGTCTCGTGTGACCCGTCAACGCTCTCGCGCGATCTCCGCGCGTTGGTAGAATCCGGTTATCACCTCAGAACTATTCACATGGTGGATCTCTTTCCGCAGACGTTCCATCTCGAAAGCGTCACGGTGTTGTCGCTCGGTTGA
- a CDS encoding type III pantothenate kinase, which translates to MLLVLNVNNTNTVIAIYPLHADGRVGEMRATWRISTRHAQTADEYGILVQSLLQSKGVESSAVSGIVVASVVPPMDWILRVFCERYFHHKPLFIEPGVKTGLPILTDNPSEVGADRVANCVGAFQKYGGPCIVVDFGTATNFDVISKKGEFLGGAIAPGINISAEALFARAARLPRVEIKKPAKIIGTNTVDNLQIGLFYGHIGLVDSILERMIAKLGPDTKCVATGGLAHLIADESKFISEVNDMLTLDGLRIIYERNRATKNVAS; encoded by the coding sequence ATGCTCCTTGTTTTGAACGTAAACAACACAAATACCGTCATCGCGATTTACCCTCTCCATGCTGACGGCCGCGTGGGCGAAATGCGCGCAACCTGGCGGATCAGCACGCGGCACGCACAAACTGCCGATGAGTACGGCATTCTGGTACAGAGCCTGCTGCAAAGCAAGGGGGTCGAAAGCAGCGCCGTCAGCGGCATCGTGGTCGCGTCGGTTGTTCCCCCCATGGATTGGATACTGCGAGTCTTTTGCGAACGTTATTTTCATCACAAGCCGCTCTTCATCGAGCCGGGAGTTAAGACAGGACTGCCAATTCTCACGGACAATCCCAGCGAAGTGGGAGCTGACCGCGTGGCCAATTGCGTTGGGGCATTCCAGAAATATGGCGGGCCGTGCATTGTTGTGGACTTCGGGACCGCCACAAACTTTGACGTGATTTCAAAGAAAGGCGAATTTCTTGGCGGCGCCATCGCTCCGGGCATCAACATTTCGGCGGAGGCACTCTTTGCGCGAGCAGCGCGGCTTCCCCGTGTCGAAATCAAGAAGCCAGCGAAGATCATCGGCACGAACACTGTCGATAATCTGCAGATCGGGCTCTTTTACGGACATATAGGCCTCGTGGACAGCATTCTCGAACGCATGATCGCGAAGCTTGGCCCTGACACAAAGTGCGTGGCCACCGGAGGGCTTGCGCATCTCATCGCCGATGAGTCGAAATTCATCTCAGAAGTGAATGACATGCTCACGCTCGATGGCTTGCGTATCATCTATGAGCGCAATCGCGCTACGAAAAACGTTGCGAGTTGA
- a CDS encoding ComEC/Rec2 family competence protein, which produces MADHVSGIDKDAPFSMITEPLRFHFVPLLFASICFSVGISIARYIWLSPALLLFGLFLCGIVSLVAAYKESKVSSLPLGVVFLLLGAVCAEIAPRPDPQTQLVQLADGTQRTIEGTVIRLGPMRRIESTLPFSDKPREEQSQQVQIAVTSIFSEAGTKREVTGGLSLTLYAPSDAVLPAITCADTVRATVTMRQPERYLDPGVWDEREYMLNEGIGAFGNGKPAGFTIISKTAYASPRCRLHTIQLNASSRLLAFADDQESSSKLPSFFRLNHEDATMLAAMLTGDRSYLSRGVRTGFERTGSFHLLVVSGMHLAIFAGLIFFIAKAVRVPRIPATSTTILLAFFYALFTGYGQPVQRSFWMIALFLLGRLLWRERNALNAIAFAALALLVMKPQALFDAGFQMTLLSVLAIAGIAAPIAEKTFAPYLAALRDPWLLAIDPTLPPRVAQFRVSLRLIVEHTRLLAGRRAANCIPFLLRISLRSVELLLISVIVELVMSLPMALYFHRITAVALPVNFVVIPLLGILLPSAILTLLAVLIVPVAAFVPAAITTSVLHAVLWTVHLFAATMSSDLRTPTPSIAAIICWMICSAFAIWIVRANRFAIAIAISSLAIAASIVLLPHRLLYRHDALEITTIDVGQGDSLLVVTPDGKTLLIDAGGIAGTSADSKFDMGEDVVSQMLWARGIRRLDAVAITHAHADHIGGMPTVLENFRPRELWIGCNPNSPAYDRLMRETEVLGIKTLRKMAGDSFHFGSVDIHVLSPARGYIPKTSPSNDDSLVLRVSFGATSALLEGDAEAPSEASMVALGNLRSDLLKVGHHGSKTSTTSGFLGAVSPSYAVISVGQRNYYGHPKLETLEKLETANVHTYRTDLLGASTFYLDGKHVTTAGWRQVPVR; this is translated from the coding sequence ATGGCGGATCATGTCTCGGGCATCGATAAAGACGCGCCGTTTTCTATGATCACTGAACCATTACGCTTCCATTTTGTTCCCTTGCTGTTCGCTTCTATTTGTTTTTCAGTTGGCATTTCCATTGCACGCTATATCTGGCTCTCCCCTGCACTGCTCCTCTTTGGGCTCTTTCTTTGCGGCATCGTGTCCCTAGTGGCCGCGTACAAGGAGTCCAAAGTTTCTTCGTTGCCGCTTGGTGTCGTCTTTCTTCTTCTCGGAGCCGTTTGCGCAGAGATTGCTCCACGACCAGATCCGCAAACTCAGCTTGTCCAGCTTGCCGACGGGACACAACGAACTATCGAGGGAACGGTCATCAGACTTGGACCGATGCGGCGCATCGAATCTACGCTTCCTTTTTCGGATAAGCCACGGGAGGAGCAAAGCCAACAAGTACAAATTGCCGTAACGTCCATATTTTCGGAAGCCGGTACAAAACGGGAGGTGACGGGCGGCCTTTCCCTGACACTCTATGCACCGTCAGATGCTGTATTGCCGGCCATTACGTGCGCCGATACGGTGCGCGCGACGGTAACCATGCGACAGCCTGAAAGATATCTCGATCCCGGAGTGTGGGACGAGCGCGAGTATATGCTCAACGAGGGCATTGGGGCATTTGGCAATGGCAAACCAGCTGGATTCACAATCATTTCCAAAACGGCTTATGCATCGCCTCGGTGCCGGCTACACACGATTCAACTGAATGCAAGCTCACGCCTGCTCGCCTTCGCGGACGATCAAGAATCGTCATCGAAGTTGCCTTCCTTCTTCAGACTGAACCACGAAGATGCGACTATGCTGGCGGCGATGCTGACCGGTGACCGGAGCTATCTCTCACGTGGTGTGCGTACCGGCTTCGAACGTACGGGATCGTTCCATCTGCTTGTTGTCTCCGGCATGCACCTGGCGATTTTTGCTGGACTCATCTTCTTCATCGCGAAGGCTGTCCGCGTCCCACGCATTCCAGCAACATCCACCACCATTCTGCTTGCCTTCTTCTATGCGCTCTTTACCGGATACGGCCAACCGGTGCAGCGCTCGTTCTGGATGATCGCACTATTTCTTCTGGGTCGGCTCTTATGGCGGGAGCGTAACGCGCTGAATGCAATTGCCTTTGCGGCTCTTGCCCTGCTAGTGATGAAACCGCAGGCACTCTTCGACGCCGGATTTCAGATGACGTTGCTCTCCGTGCTGGCGATTGCGGGTATTGCCGCGCCGATTGCGGAAAAGACCTTCGCACCCTATCTTGCAGCGTTGCGCGACCCTTGGCTGTTGGCAATTGATCCGACGCTTCCTCCACGAGTCGCGCAATTTCGGGTAAGCCTGCGGCTGATTGTGGAGCATACTCGCCTCTTGGCGGGCCGGAGAGCAGCCAACTGCATCCCTTTTCTTCTGCGTATATCCCTCAGATCTGTTGAGCTGTTACTGATTTCGGTCATCGTGGAGCTAGTCATGTCGCTGCCGATGGCTCTCTATTTTCACCGCATTACTGCCGTTGCATTACCTGTGAATTTTGTCGTAATTCCGTTGCTTGGCATTCTTCTGCCATCCGCGATTCTTACGCTTCTGGCTGTGCTGATTGTGCCTGTCGCCGCATTCGTGCCGGCTGCTATAACGACATCTGTGCTGCATGCGGTACTGTGGACTGTTCATCTGTTTGCCGCCACGATGTCTAGCGATCTGCGCACGCCAACACCATCCATTGCGGCCATTATCTGCTGGATGATCTGTTCCGCATTTGCGATATGGATCGTCCGGGCAAACCGCTTCGCGATTGCCATCGCGATAAGCTCACTTGCAATTGCTGCTTCGATTGTGCTCCTGCCACATCGGCTTCTCTATCGCCATGACGCATTGGAAATAACGACAATTGACGTTGGGCAAGGCGACTCGTTGCTGGTGGTCACGCCGGACGGAAAGACACTGCTCATCGACGCTGGCGGCATTGCCGGTACGTCAGCTGACTCGAAATTCGATATGGGCGAGGATGTTGTCTCGCAGATGTTGTGGGCGCGCGGCATTCGCAGGCTGGACGCTGTAGCGATCACCCATGCTCACGCCGATCACATAGGCGGTATGCCAACAGTTCTCGAAAACTTTCGTCCGCGTGAGTTGTGGATTGGATGTAACCCGAATTCGCCGGCTTACGACCGCCTCATGCGCGAAACAGAAGTACTTGGCATCAAGACACTTCGCAAAATGGCGGGCGATTCATTTCACTTCGGAAGCGTCGACATCCATGTTCTTTCTCCAGCGCGTGGCTACATTCCCAAGACAAGTCCTAGCAATGACGATTCCCTGGTACTGCGCGTAAGCTTTGGCGCAACTTCTGCCCTCCTGGAAGGAGACGCCGAAGCGCCAAGCGAGGCAAGCATGGTTGCCTTGGGCAATCTGCGCTCTGATCTGTTGAAGGTGGGCCACCACGGCAGCAAGACGTCCACCACATCCGGATTTCTTGGGGCCGTATCGCCTTCTTATGCCGTCATTTCGGTCGGGCAGCGCAACTACTATGGCCACCCTAAACTAGAAACTCTTGAAAAGCTTGAGACTGCCAACGTTCATACCTATCGGACAGACTTGCTTGGGGCTTCAACGTTTTACCTCGATGGAAAGCATGTCACTACGGCTGGATGGCGGCAGGTTCCAGTCAGGTAA